The region GGTACGCCGGACGGAGCGCGGGGTGATGCCGAGGGCCACTGGGGAGCTCCATGGTCGGTTGCCGGATGTGGGGTCGCTGTTGGACGCCCAGATGGAGCCCCGGGTTCGCCTCGGCCGTCACGGCGACGCGGCGCGCGGTCAGGCGCGCGGCTCCTCGAACCGGTCGAGATAGGCGGTGTACCAGGCGCGTTCCTCCTCCAGCAGCGAGTGGCGGCCGGTGTAGACGTGGTCGAACATGGCGTCCACCGGCGGGTCCGGCATGGCGAGCACGCCCTCGCGCAGTTCGAGGGCGAGGCGGTCGCCCTCCTCGTCGACCTCCCGGAAGAACGCGTCGTCCGCGAGCTCCTCGCGCAGGAGGAACGCCCGCATCCGCGCGATCGGGTCCTTCCCGCGCCACTCCTCCACCTCCTCGGCCGGGCGGTAGCGCCCCGGGTCGTCGGAGGTGGTGTGCGGGCCCATCCGGTAGGTGTGCGCCTCGATGAGGAACGGCCCGTCGCCCCGGCGCGCGTGCTCCAGCGCGGCCCTCGTCACGGCGAGGCAGGCCAGCACGTCGTTGCCGTCCACGCGCACGCCGGGGAAGCCGTAGCCCCGCGCCCGGTGGTGGATCGGCGCCCGGCTCTGCCGGTCCGCCGGGTGGGAGATGGCCCACTGGTTGTTCTGGCAGAAGAAGACGACCGGCGCGCCGTAGACGGCGGCGAAGTTGAACGCCTCGCTCACGTCCCCCTCGCTCGCGGCGCCGTCGCCGAAGTACGCCACGACGGCGGAGGCGTCGCCGTCCCTGCGCATCCCCATGGCGTAGCCCACGGCGTGCAGGGTCTGCGCCCCGAGGACGATCGTGTAGAGGTGGAAGCCGGTGTGGCGCGGGTCCCAGCCGCCGTTCGTCGTGCCGCGCAGCATCCCCATCAGCGCGAGGGGAGGGATGCCCCGGCACCAGGCGACGCCGTGCTCCCGGTAGGAGGGGAACACATGGTCGTCCGGCTCCAGTGCCCGGCCGGAGCCGATCTGCGCGGCCTCCTGCCCGAGGCAGGGGATCCACATGCCCAGCTCGCCCAGGCGCTGGAGGGCGAAGGCCTCCCGGTCCAGCCGCCGCACCAGCGTCATGTCGCGGTACAGCCCTCGGTACTGGCTCTTCGACAGGTCCAGGTCGTACCGGGGGTGCACGACACGTTCGCCCTCCGGCGTGAGCAACTGGACCAGATCTTCGGCCTCGTCCTGGCGCCGCACGTCGTCTCCTCTCTGAGAACGGTGAAGAACGCGAACGGTGAAGAACGCGAAGACCAATCATCGCGGGTGCCGGGCCTTCCGGCTCACCCGACGTGACAGGTGCCTGCTTTGCGCCGGTTGGTCCGCCAAGGTCCGTCTGTTGATCCGCCTATTGACACCGGACGGAGGCGACCTCAGTGTGTTGCGCGTAGTGCTCCCAGTTTCGGTCTGCACAACTGTGCTGACTTGCCCGGCTACCACCGAGGACGCCGATGATTCCTGTGTGTCCCCTCCGTTCCCTGCCGCGGGGGGAGGCGGTCCGCCTGGACGCCGACCCGCCGATCGCGGTCTTCCACACGGAGGGCGGGGAGATCTACGCCATCGACGACACCTGCACCCATCAGGACGCCTCGCTGGCGGACGGCTGGCTGGAGGGGTGCGAGGTCGAGTGCCCCCTGCACGCCTCGCGCTTCGACCTGCGGACGGGCAAGGTGGACGCCCCTCCCGCGAAGCTGCCGGTGCGGACGCACACGGTGGTCGTGCAGGACGACACGATCTACGTCGTCCCCTCTCAGGAGCCGCAGCCGTGAGCCTGCCCCCCAGCCTGGTCGCCACGTTGCCCGGCGCGTACTACACCGACCCGGGGGTCTTCGCGCGGGAGTGCGAGCGCGTCTTCGAGTCGATGTGGTTCTGCGCCGTACGGGCCTCCGACCTGCCGAAGCCCGGGGCGTTCCGCACGGTCCAGGTCGGCACGGAGAGCATCCTGGTCACCCGGGCCCGGGACGGCTCGGTCCGGGCGTTCCACAACGTCTGCCGCCATCGGGGCGCGCGGCTGCGCACGG is a window of Microbispora sp. NBC_01189 DNA encoding:
- the pdhA gene encoding pyruvate dehydrogenase (acetyl-transferring) E1 component subunit alpha, producing MRRQDEAEDLVQLLTPEGERVVHPRYDLDLSKSQYRGLYRDMTLVRRLDREAFALQRLGELGMWIPCLGQEAAQIGSGRALEPDDHVFPSYREHGVAWCRGIPPLALMGMLRGTTNGGWDPRHTGFHLYTIVLGAQTLHAVGYAMGMRRDGDASAVVAYFGDGAASEGDVSEAFNFAAVYGAPVVFFCQNNQWAISHPADRQSRAPIHHRARGYGFPGVRVDGNDVLACLAVTRAALEHARRGDGPFLIEAHTYRMGPHTTSDDPGRYRPAEEVEEWRGKDPIARMRAFLLREELADDAFFREVDEEGDRLALELREGVLAMPDPPVDAMFDHVYTGRHSLLEEERAWYTAYLDRFEEPRA
- a CDS encoding bifunctional 3-phenylpropionate/cinnamic acid dioxygenase ferredoxin subunit, with the protein product MIPVCPLRSLPRGEAVRLDADPPIAVFHTEGGEIYAIDDTCTHQDASLADGWLEGCEVECPLHASRFDLRTGKVDAPPAKLPVRTHTVVVQDDTIYVVPSQEPQP